One Hordeum vulgare subsp. vulgare chromosome 4H, MorexV3_pseudomolecules_assembly, whole genome shotgun sequence DNA window includes the following coding sequences:
- the LOC123448074 gene encoding uncharacterized protein LOC123448074, with product MSMEAQNLRFVRCPKCLQLLVEYPSIPVYQCGGCGTILRAKNRGAPVTQPDSVSGEQNNFRRSSEGSPQTSKSICSDELKVVSADMQPSENVVEGNISSVGKHAVSCENVNGERTMPVGESAASGEVDGEENCSLSVGNARNPEFMIEEPDGKSTAANSSMKLIENVQGVEISEDADGEKGYVMDVANDANVASEAAAVHSIAGEELGDDSSNNVIREIESMAEEKNSADNKNMNCHEAAEINKLYEEDGAKSINMVGQREERLQPYEGLCIESYEDLIEELERSLSLSDDEEDFSDVADNNGLNDALHNQIGSRRILSGGKMDDSPRSDPHGRLIEELERYFSDPEEPLEHHTAVVDKDIQDKIHVKEHDKDPQFLVNESANAFSDADEQSEHHIGVADKDTQEKIHVKEHDKNPQFLVNESANACADGKYVQSEQNFEKNELTAYGTKELEEGWTGDDNKIACVHGNEHFVLTYTDSPATIHENEIDRDAQYLDTESAKPYEESISSFGDRRLKCGQSFQQNELTTEVPKEKEDGCIEDDNKINCFHANEHAMVTDKDIAETVHENEHEHDKDRRYLGTESANLCKEDISSFDDEHLKSGESFDQHEVTSNGTEEKKQGRAEDDNTTICVQADNPVADAGFSSLSNERINCKSTSFTKKKEEISCRYRDSLLRQGLSLDSEDFRSIQNFIESQMDGTSSSLSSGSPSQGDLMIKTSSKFKTVDQLERLKKMDGLRDQLNRLSSHKGLEKRYQKKDLEYQPQQLNTYDVEQQFRSVDTDSIPSSCTLDSYYGHGKPPRYPPPNPFSPPHSCAHCHFGHVQAHIPQSFDAWEFNSYYQSSQAGSSIPDHDSLKSSFKEQKRVVRKHILRPLSGASPYTVCNSCFFLVQMPSDIYMSKRKIGKMQCGKCSKVIVLSVPAVNYAGANTSKELTEKSSKADNRKVARTESASYPVSVSEEYGASFTRSLFTRAGPSLAGTQSSKKVSDSALHLLMGYDSASQLLRHSRALERRSRVFDDGYESFESMVPVSNRVSRRKNM from the exons ATGTCCATGGAAGCTCAGAATCTTCGGTTCGTCAGGTGCCCCAAATGCCTCCAGCTTCTTGTGGAGTACCCGTCCATTCCGGTTTACCAGTGTGGTGGCTGCGGCACCATTCTTAGAG CGAAAAATCGAGGTGCGCCAGTAACTCAGCCCGATTCGGTATCCGGTGAACAGAACAATTTTCGACGCAGCTCGGAAGGGTCCCCTCAGACCAGCAAGTCTATTTGTTCAGATGAACTGAAAGTTGTCTCTGCTGATATGCAGCCTAGTGAAAATGTGGTTGAGGGAAATATTTCATCTGTAGGCAAGCATGCCGTTTCCTGTGAGAATGTTAACGGAGAAAGGACTATGCCTGTTGGAGAGAGTGCAGCATCTGGCGAGGTTGACGGCGAGGAGAATTGTTCCTTAAGTGTTGGCAATGCCCGAAACCCTGAGTTTATGATCGAAGAGCCAGATGGCAAAAGTACTGCAGCTAATTCTAGTATGAAGCTAATAGAAAATGTACAGGGTGTTGAAATAAGTGAAGATGCAGATGGCGaaaagggttacgttatggatgtTGCAAACGATGCTAATGTTGCCAGCGAAGCTGCAGCTGTCCATAGTATCGCAGGTGAGGAACTGGGAGATGATTCCAGTAACAATGTGATAAGAGAAATAGAGAGCATGGCTGAGGAAAAAAATTCTGCTGACAATAAAAATATGAACTGTCATGAGGCAGCTGAGATAAACAAACTGTACGAGGAAGATGGGGCTAAATCCATTAACATGGTGGGtcagagagaggagaggttgcaACCGTATGAGGGTTTATGTATTGAATCTTATGAAGATCTGATTGAGGAATTGGAGCGGTCTTTATCATTAAGTGATGACGAGGAAGACTTTTCGGATGTAGCAGACAATAATGGGCTTAATGATGCTCTGCATAATCAAATTGGTAGCCGGAGGATTTTGTCAGGGGGCAAAATGGATGATAGCCCTCGAAGCGATCCTCATGGTCGATTGATTGAAGAACTGGAGAGGTATTTTAGTGATCCAGAAGAACCGTTAGAACATCATACTGCGGTTGTAGACAAAGACATTCAAGACAAAATTCATGTGAAAGAGCATGATAAGGATCCACAATTCCTGGTTAATGAAAGTGCAAATGCTTTCAGTGATGCAGATGAACAGTCAGAACATCATATTGGGGTTGCAGACAAAGATACTCAAGAAAAAATTCATGTGAAGGAGCATGATAAGAATCCACAATTCCTGGTTAATGAAAGTGCAAATGCATgtgctgatggcaaatatgtacaatctgaacaaaattttgaaaagaatGAGCTAACAGCTTATGGCACTAAAGAATTGGAAGAGGGTTGGACTGGAGATGATAATAAGATCGCCTGTGTTCATGGGAATGAGCATTTCGTGCTTACATACACAGACAGTCCAGCCACAATTCATGAGAATGAGATTGATAGGGATGCACAATACCTGGACACTGAAAGTGCAAAGCCATATGAAGAAAGCATCTCTTCCTTTGGTGACAGGCGTCTCAAATGTGGACAAAGTTTCCAACAAAACGAGCTAACAACTGAAGTCCCTAAAGAGAAGGAAGATGGTTGTATTGAAGATGACAATAAGATCAACTGCTTTCATGCTAATGAGCATGCCATGGTTACAGATAAGGACATTGCAGAAACAGTTCATGAGAATGAGCATGAGCATGATAAGGATCGACGGTACCTGGGCACTGAAAGTGCAAATCTATGTAAAGAGGATATCTCTTCATTCGATGATGAACATCTCAAATCTGGAGAAAGTTTTGATCAACACGAGGTAACTTCCAATGGCACTGAAGAAAAGAAGCAGGGTCGTGCTGAAGATGACAATACCACTATCTGTGTTCAAGCTGACAATCCAGTAGCTGATGCTGGTTTTTCAAGCTTGTCAAATGAGAGGATTAATTGCAAATCAACCAGCTTCactaagaaaaaagaagagatatcatgCAGGTACAGAGATAGTTTACTTCGTCAAGGACTTTCTCTTGATTCTGAAGACTTCAGGTCAATCCAAAACTTCATTGAATCACAAATGGATGGGACCTCCAGTTCTCTCTCAAGTGGGTCACCTAGTCAAGGGGATCTGATGATAAAAACATCAAGTAAGTTCAAGACTGTTGATCAACTTGAGCGCCTCAAGAAGATGGATGGTCTAAGAGATCAGCTAAATAGGCTTTCTAGCCACAAGGGCTTGGAGAAAAGGTATCAGAAGAAAGACCTGGAATACCAGCCACAACAGCTTAATACATATGATGTCGAGCAACAGTTTCGAAGTGTTGATACTGACTCCATCCCAAGTTCTTGTACTCTAGACTCCTATTATGGTCATGGAAAGCCACCAAGGTACCCCCCACCAAATCCTTTCTCACCACCCCATTCATGTGCACACTGCCATTTTGGACATGTGCAAGCCCACATCCCTCAAAGCTTTGATGCTTGGGAGTTCAATTCATATTACCAATCCTCACAAGCTGGTAGCTCAATTCCCGACCACGATTCACTCAAGTCAAGCTTCAAGGAACAGAAGCGCGTGGTGAGAAAGCATATTTTGCGGCCTCTGTCAGGTGCTTCACCATATACCGTCTGCAACAGCTGTTTCTTTTTGGTTCAAATGCCATCAGATATCTACATGTCAAAAAGAAAGATTGGCAAAATGCAGTGTGGTAAGTGCTCCAAGGTTATTGTATTGTCTGTTCCTGCTGTAAATTACGCCGGTGCAAATACCAGCAAGGAACTAACGGAAAAATCAAGCAAGGCTGACAACAGAAAAGTTGCTAGAACTGAGAGTGCTTCTTATCCTGTCAGTGTAAGTGAAGAATATGGAGCATCTTTCACAAGAAGCTTGTTTACTCGAGCTGGACCATCCCTTGCTGGCACACAAAGTAGCAAGAAGGTTTCAGACTCGGCACTTCATCTACTCATGGGGTATGATTCAGCAAGCCAGTTGTTACGTCACAGCAGGGCGCTTGAGCGTCGCAGCAGGGTGTTTGATGATGGGTATGAAAGCTTTGAGTCAATGGTGCCAGTGTCCAACCGAGTGTCCAGAAGAAAGAACATGTGA